The following are encoded together in the Lathyrus oleraceus cultivar Zhongwan6 chromosome 3, CAAS_Psat_ZW6_1.0, whole genome shotgun sequence genome:
- the LOC127127317 gene encoding non-specific lipid-transfer protein 1 has product MANTMFVKVILLALTCFVLSSPLANAALSCGQIQLSITPCIGYLRSPTPTVPAPCCNGVRNLNNLAKTTPDRQGACRCLKFTATRFPGLNLPALAALPTNCGVNLPYKISPSIDCNIVKH; this is encoded by the exons ATGGCTAACACAATGTTTGTGAAAGTTATTTTGTTGGCTTTGACATGCTTCGTTTTGAGCAGTCCCTTAGCCAATGCAGCCCTTTCATGTGGTCAGATACAACTCAGTATAACACCATGCATTGGGTACCTTAGGAGCCCAACTCCAACTGTCCCTGCTCCATGTTGCAATGGAGTTAGAAATTTAAATAACCTAGCTAAAACTACCCCTGATCGTCAAGGTGCTTGTAGGTGTCTCAAATTCACTGCCACCCGCTTTCCTGGACTCAATCTTCCCGCTCTTGCTGCTCTTCCCACCAATTGTGGTGTCAACTTGCCCTATAAAATTAGTCCATCCATTGACTGCAACAT AGTGAAGCACTGA